One segment of Papaver somniferum cultivar HN1 unplaced genomic scaffold, ASM357369v1 unplaced-scaffold_81, whole genome shotgun sequence DNA contains the following:
- the LOC113345447 gene encoding uncharacterized protein LOC113345447 isoform X2 — protein MSILRNGKRLTVDEEHNSKNNNKKKRAIVKKIDDAGSPYLPEELMENIVIRLQAKGLSRFSCVSKKWYNFILKDSKFAVSHFIQNSKKLNLIFNLLNVPVLRDTNGSKEAYLFSLEEEEEKDNDLLKYKLLPGTGYHEVYELVGYCNGLACVKLVTQPTDCYGAIHVINPTRNEALALAYITPTTQGGDNCTYLCHGFGFDSTSQEYKAVLIFTNSTTAGDQEFVCMVVALGGTNSWRKIIISADQMSPSSPDRTTTSKANRRSATLCGGGHLFWRVTNSTAYNDDVSTIDMLLSFDIHTEKIQFIPLPTECRLTPMTTTTRDEHQCLEVDHHLLEFKGYLCVARSEKIMISSNGHHHHHLGYSCNGLRSTLCCCSFKVQLYILKDKVKQVWTKGETYDLQIKEEGLQLPAPFCCYRDSTTTSPPTRISSFSDQLLLYWFDGKCLMFYNLQRKQFKVLDRPSSRAIFETKKKNGATSGCSNIGNDDNFHFPYMDYQLHAQPENMLSLKTFIAGGETREFYSISDFQQSLVNDEKEPAGCYGYIDIFI, from the exons ATGTCGATTTTGAGAAACGGGAAACGCTTAACAGTGGATGAAGAGCACAACagtaagaacaacaacaagaagaaaagagCAATAGTTAAAAAGATCGATGATGCTGGTTCACCATATCTCCCTGAGGAATTAATGGAAAACATTGTGATCAGATTACAAGCAAAGGGTCTATCCAGATTCAGCTGCGTCAGTAAGAAATGGTACAATTTTATTCTTAAAGATTCTAAATTTGCTGTTTCTCATTTTATTCAAAACtctaaaaaattaaacctaatcttTAATCTCCTCAACGTACCGGTATTAAGAGATACGAATGGCTCCAAGGAGGCTTATTTATtcagtttagaagaagaagaagaaaaggataaTGATCTTCTTAAGTATAAATTATTACCGGGCACAGGCTACCATGAGGTATATGAACTAGTTGGTTATTGTAATGGTTTAGCTTGTGTTAAGTTAGTGACTCAACCTACGGATTGTTACGGTGCAATACATGTCATTAACCCCACCAGAAACGAAGCACTTGCCCTCGCCTATATAACTCCTACCACTCAGGGGGGAGATAACTGCACCTATCTCTgtcatggttttggttttgattcaaCATCGCAGGAGTATAAGGCGGTACTAATTTTTACTAATTCAACGACTGCTGGTGATCAAGAGTTTGTTTGCATGGTTGTTGCACTGGGAGGAACTAATTCCTGGAGAAAGATAATTATTAGTGCTGATCAGATGTCACCATCTTCTCCTGATCGAACAACAACTTCCAAGGCTAATCGTAGGTCAGCCACCCTTTGCGGAGGTGGCCATCTTTTTTGGAGAGTAACTAATAGCACTGCATATAATGATGATGTTAGTACGATCGATATGTTGCTCTCGTTTGACATCCACACCGAGAAGATTCAGTTCATTCCACTCCCTACCGAATGTCGTCTGACCCCAATGACGACGACAACAAGGGATGAGCACCAATGTTTAGAAGTCGATCATCATCTTCTGGAGTTTAAAGGATACCTTTGTGTTGCACGTTCAGAGAAGATCATGATAAGCAGCAatggtcatcatcatcatcatctgggTTATTCTTGTAATGGTCTGAGGAGTACTCTTTGTTGTTGTAGTTTTAAGGTTCAACTGTATATTCTAAAAGACAAGGTCAAGCAAGTATGGACCAAGGGGGAGACTTACGATCTACAGATTAAGGAGGAAGGCCTACAGCTACCAGCTCCCTTCTGTTGTTACCGTGACTCAACTACCACTTCCCCACCTACACGTATATCGAGTTTCTCTGATCAACTGTTATTATATTGGTTTGATGGGAAATGTCTTATGTTCTACAATTTACAAAGAAAGCAGTTCAAGGTGCTAGATCGCCCCAGCTCCCGTGCTATTTTTGaaactaagaagaaaaatggagccACCTCAGGCTGTAGTAATATTGGTAATGATGATAATTTTCATTTCCCCTACATGGATTATCAGCTACACGCTCAACCGGAGAACATGCTTTCTCTGAAAACCTTCATCGCTGGAGGAGAAACTAGAGAATTCTATAGTATCAGTGATTTTCAACAGTCTCTGGTAAATGATGAAAAAGAACCTGCAG GATGTTACGGGTACATTGATATTTTCATCTAA
- the LOC113345308 gene encoding protein ABCI12, chloroplastic produces MKWIPKGDIAEKVFRLISSATSSPICQYVSSPTTFLHSVDPRIKLVWLLALVVLPARSHIVMRFGLVGYLALLSIWILPRQVWMDQLGRVGLLSGILFIMLGLGSDGVPPLVQSRTPPPAMMGLSKIPASLGGYSYLVMKLGPLQLTRKGLAVASTSACLTFTIFQSASLCLSTTTPEELAAALRWFMLPLAHLGVPVSEVILTLLLSLRFISLVFDEVRNAALGIVARRINWKHLTIMETVEIFFIYIRRIFKNIFSHAEQITQAMIVRGFRGDANTHKIYFLRNSSFRFADFVSLLFLGGVIGAAILSEYYLI; encoded by the exons ATGAAATGGATTCCCAAAGGAGATATAGCTGAAAAGGTTTTCAGATTAATATCAAGTGCTACTTCTAGTCCAATTTGTCAGTATGTTTCATCTCCCACCACATTTTTGCATTCTGTGGATCCTAGAATCAAATTG GTGTGGTTATTGGCACTTGTTGTATTACCAGCAAGATCACATATTGTAATGCGATTCGGATTAGTTGGATATTTAGCTCTTTTGTCGATATGGATTCTCCCTCGCCAAGTTTGGATG GATCAATTGGGAAGAGTTGGATTGCTGTCTGGGATCCTATTTATAATGTTGGGTTTGGGTTCCGATGGTGTGCCTCCACTTGTTCAGTCAAGAACTCCACCACCTGCAATGATGGGATTGTCTAAAATACCAGCTTCTTTGGGAGGTTATTCATATTTGGTTATGAAGCTTGGTCCGTTGCAGCTTACAAGGAAAGGATTGGCAGTAGCAAGCACATCCGCATGTTTAACCTTCACT ATCTTCCAAAGTGCAAGTTTGTGTCTATCTACAACCACACCGGAGGAACTTGCTGCCGCTTTAAGATGGTTTATGCTTCCCTTAGCACATCTTGGTGTTCCTGTGTCTGAAGTAATCCTCACCCTACTTCTTTCCTTGAGGTTCATCAGTCTAGTTTTTGACGAG GTCCGTAATGCTGCGCTAGGGATTGTAGCTCGAAGGATTAATTGGAAGCATTTGACAATAATGGAAACAGTTGAAA TTTTCTTCATATACATACGTCGAATCTTCAAAAATATTTTCAGCCATGCGGAGCAGATCACCCAG GCTATGATTGTTAGAGGATTTCGTGGTGATGCAAACACTCATAAGATTTACTTCCTACGGAATTCATCGTTTCGGTTCGCCGATTTTGTTTCCTTATTGTTCCTCGGTGGTGTTATTGGCGCCGCAATTTTGTCTGAGTACTACCTCATCTGA
- the LOC113345172 gene encoding heat shock factor-binding protein-like, translated as MKNDTPMGQPGFTTPGGVEHEPASEGTQSPADMTVFVQSLLQQMQSRFQQMSNTIVSKIDEMGNRIDELEQSINELRTEMGAEGSPSPLPGNSKSEAVTPGDEPK; from the exons ATGAAGAACGATACTCCTATG GGTCAGCCTGGCTTTACTACACCTGGTGGAGTCGAGCATGAACCAGCTTCGGAAGGAACTCAAAGTCCCGCGGATATGACTGTATTT GTTCAAAGCCTTCTTCAGCAGATG CAATCTAGGTTTCAACAGATGTCTAACACCATTGTCTCAAAGA TTGATGAGATGGGTAATCGAATAGATGAACTGGAGCAGAGCATCAATGAGCTTAGAACAGAGATGGGAGCTGAGGGTTCTCCTTCACCATTACCTGGGAATTCAAAGTCTGAAGCAGTCACGCCTGGTGATGAACCTAAATAG
- the LOC113345447 gene encoding uncharacterized protein LOC113345447 isoform X1 has product MSILRNGKRLTVDEEHNSKNNNKKKRAIVKKIDDAGSPYLPEELMENIVIRLQAKGLSRFSCVSKKWYNFILKDSKFAVSHFIQNSKKLNLIFNLLNVPVLRDTNGSKEAYLFSLEEEEEKDNDLLKYKLLPGTGYHEVYELVGYCNGLACVKLVTQPTDCYGAIHVINPTRNEALALAYITPTTQGGDNCTYLCHGFGFDSTSQEYKAVLIFTNSTTAGDQEFVCMVVALGGTNSWRKIIISADQMSPSSPDRTTTSKANRRSATLCGGGHLFWRVTNSTAYNDDVSTIDMLLSFDIHTEKIQFIPLPTECRLTPMTTTTRDEHQCLEVDHHLLEFKGYLCVARSEKIMISSNGHHHHHLGYSCNGLRSTLCCCSFKVQLYILKDKVKQVWTKGETYDLQIKEEGLQLPAPFCCYRDSTTTSPPTRISSFSDQLLLYWFDGKCLMFYNLQRKQFKVLDRPSSRAIFETKKKNGATSGCSNIGNDDNFHFPYMDYQLHAQPENMLSLKTFIAGGETREFYSISDFQQSLVNDEKEPAGWVNTRRELVDYHVFY; this is encoded by the coding sequence ATGTCGATTTTGAGAAACGGGAAACGCTTAACAGTGGATGAAGAGCACAACagtaagaacaacaacaagaagaaaagagCAATAGTTAAAAAGATCGATGATGCTGGTTCACCATATCTCCCTGAGGAATTAATGGAAAACATTGTGATCAGATTACAAGCAAAGGGTCTATCCAGATTCAGCTGCGTCAGTAAGAAATGGTACAATTTTATTCTTAAAGATTCTAAATTTGCTGTTTCTCATTTTATTCAAAACtctaaaaaattaaacctaatcttTAATCTCCTCAACGTACCGGTATTAAGAGATACGAATGGCTCCAAGGAGGCTTATTTATtcagtttagaagaagaagaagaaaaggataaTGATCTTCTTAAGTATAAATTATTACCGGGCACAGGCTACCATGAGGTATATGAACTAGTTGGTTATTGTAATGGTTTAGCTTGTGTTAAGTTAGTGACTCAACCTACGGATTGTTACGGTGCAATACATGTCATTAACCCCACCAGAAACGAAGCACTTGCCCTCGCCTATATAACTCCTACCACTCAGGGGGGAGATAACTGCACCTATCTCTgtcatggttttggttttgattcaaCATCGCAGGAGTATAAGGCGGTACTAATTTTTACTAATTCAACGACTGCTGGTGATCAAGAGTTTGTTTGCATGGTTGTTGCACTGGGAGGAACTAATTCCTGGAGAAAGATAATTATTAGTGCTGATCAGATGTCACCATCTTCTCCTGATCGAACAACAACTTCCAAGGCTAATCGTAGGTCAGCCACCCTTTGCGGAGGTGGCCATCTTTTTTGGAGAGTAACTAATAGCACTGCATATAATGATGATGTTAGTACGATCGATATGTTGCTCTCGTTTGACATCCACACCGAGAAGATTCAGTTCATTCCACTCCCTACCGAATGTCGTCTGACCCCAATGACGACGACAACAAGGGATGAGCACCAATGTTTAGAAGTCGATCATCATCTTCTGGAGTTTAAAGGATACCTTTGTGTTGCACGTTCAGAGAAGATCATGATAAGCAGCAatggtcatcatcatcatcatctgggTTATTCTTGTAATGGTCTGAGGAGTACTCTTTGTTGTTGTAGTTTTAAGGTTCAACTGTATATTCTAAAAGACAAGGTCAAGCAAGTATGGACCAAGGGGGAGACTTACGATCTACAGATTAAGGAGGAAGGCCTACAGCTACCAGCTCCCTTCTGTTGTTACCGTGACTCAACTACCACTTCCCCACCTACACGTATATCGAGTTTCTCTGATCAACTGTTATTATATTGGTTTGATGGGAAATGTCTTATGTTCTACAATTTACAAAGAAAGCAGTTCAAGGTGCTAGATCGCCCCAGCTCCCGTGCTATTTTTGaaactaagaagaaaaatggagccACCTCAGGCTGTAGTAATATTGGTAATGATGATAATTTTCATTTCCCCTACATGGATTATCAGCTACACGCTCAACCGGAGAACATGCTTTCTCTGAAAACCTTCATCGCTGGAGGAGAAACTAGAGAATTCTATAGTATCAGTGATTTTCAACAGTCTCTGGTAAATGATGAAAAAGAACCTGCAGGTTGGGTGAATACAAGAAGAGAATTAGTTGATTATCATGTTTTTTATTAG